From a single Palaemon carinicauda isolate YSFRI2023 unplaced genomic scaffold, ASM3689809v2 scaffold435, whole genome shotgun sequence genomic region:
- the LOC137636899 gene encoding uncharacterized protein codes for MRISSAHYPQSNGRAEAAVRTAKRTIQDNTRSDGSLDTDSFARPILQYRNTPLRDIDKSPAQLAMGRQLRDSVPMIKSYHKITEQWADIMIDREEKMGKHLRNVKFRHDSSAKRLHPLQAGTTVAVQNVVSKAWDRIAKVVEMKGDRQYVIKLDGSGRISTKNRKHLREIKVQDFPPPTRSLSPADSCANPQPRRGTRKINPPSWHEDYIL; via the coding sequence ATGAGAATATCCTCAGCCCATTACCCCCAATCCAACGGTAGGGCAGAGGCAGCAGTACGTACAGCAAAGAGAACCATTCAAGATAACACAAGAAGCGACGGAAGCCTCGACACAGATAGTTTTGCAAGACCcattttgcaatatagaaatacgCCCCTAAGAGACATCGATAAATCGCCGGCACAGTTAGCCATGGGACGACAACTCAGGGACTCAGTCCCCATGATTAAAAGCTATCATAAGATAACAGAACAGTGGGCAGACATTATGATAGACAGAGAGGAGAAGATGGGTAAACACCTGAGAAATGTTAAGTTCCGTCATGATTCTAGTGCAAAGAGACTCCACCCCTTGCAAGCGGGTACCACAGTAGCAGTGCAAAATGTTGTCTCTAAGGCCTGGGATCGTATTGCAAAAGTCGTTGAAATGAAAGGAGACCGCCAATATGTCATAAAACTAGATGGTAGTGGAAGAATATCAACGAAAAACAGAAAACATCTCCGGGAAATAAAAGTGCAGGATTTCCCCCCACCTACTCGTTCACTTTCCCCCGCTGACTCGTGTGCCAACCCCCAACCCAGAAGAGGGACCAGGAAAATAAATCCTCCGAGTTGGCATGAagactatattttatga